The following are encoded together in the Oceanobacillus zhaokaii genome:
- a CDS encoding ABC transporter ATP-binding protein, whose product MGNAAISVKGLTKSFKDKKVLKGVEFEVQRGEIFALLGSNGAGKTTMVNILSTLMKPDGGEVSICGFDVQRQPDHVRQSISLTGQFAALDGMLTGRENLIMIAKLRGVSDPAQVADNLLERFSLTDAANHRADKYSGGMKRRLDIAMSLIGKPAVIFLDESSTGLDPEARIEVWNTINELAGSGTTILLTTQYLEEAEQLADRIAILHGGKIITTGTLTELKEMFPPAKVEYIEKQPTLEEIFLAIIGKKGKM is encoded by the coding sequence ATGGGCAATGCAGCGATTTCTGTAAAAGGGTTAACTAAATCCTTTAAAGACAAGAAAGTCTTAAAGGGGGTGGAATTTGAGGTGCAGCGTGGTGAAATTTTTGCACTGCTCGGCTCAAATGGAGCGGGCAAGACGACAATGGTCAACATCCTCTCGACGCTGATGAAGCCCGATGGCGGTGAAGTAAGTATTTGTGGCTTTGACGTCCAGCGTCAACCGGATCATGTTCGCCAGAGCATCAGCCTGACAGGGCAGTTCGCAGCTTTAGACGGTATGCTCACCGGGCGGGAAAACCTGATAATGATCGCCAAGTTGCGGGGAGTTTCCGATCCTGCTCAAGTCGCCGATAATCTGCTTGAAAGATTCAGCCTGACCGATGCGGCCAATCACCGGGCGGACAAATATTCCGGTGGGATGAAGCGACGGCTTGACATCGCTATGAGCCTGATTGGGAAGCCAGCAGTCATTTTTCTCGATGAATCGTCGACAGGGCTTGACCCCGAAGCGCGGATTGAAGTCTGGAATACCATCAACGAACTTGCAGGCAGTGGCACAACGATCTTGCTAACGACTCAGTACCTGGAGGAAGCCGAACAACTGGCGGACCGTATTGCAATCCTACATGGTGGAAAAATCATCACAACGGGCACCCTTACTGAACTTAAGGAGATGTTCCCACCAGCGAAAGTGGAATACATCGAGAAGCAGCCAACATTGGAGGAAATATTCCTCGCAATCATCGGCAAAAAGGGGAAGATGTAA
- a CDS encoding ABC transporter permease codes for MNSKTGVLLGRLMRNIMRSPDTIITVAITPIMMMLLFVYVFGGAIKTGTDNYVNYLLPGILLITIASGVAYTSLRLFTDVRSGLMARFITMPIKRTSVLWAHVLTSLVSNVLTVAVVILVALLMGFRTNADILQWLAVVGILGLFTLALTWLAVIPGLTAKSMEGATAYSYPLIFLPFISSAFVPTETMPKIVRVFAENQPVTSIVDTIRALLYEGSVGNDIWIALAWCVGIMVIAYLFASKVFKHRLG; via the coding sequence ATGAATAGCAAAACAGGTGTTTTACTTGGACGTTTAATGCGCAATATCATGCGTAGCCCTGATACGATTATCACGGTGGCGATTACGCCGATTATGATGATGCTGTTGTTTGTCTACGTATTTGGTGGTGCTATTAAGACAGGAACGGACAACTACGTCAATTATTTATTGCCGGGAATCTTACTGATTACTATCGCATCCGGCGTCGCTTACACTTCCTTGCGGCTATTTACAGATGTAAGGAGCGGGCTGATGGCGCGTTTCATTACCATGCCCATCAAGCGCACGTCGGTATTGTGGGCTCACGTATTGACCTCGCTTGTTTCCAATGTGCTTACTGTCGCGGTGGTTATCCTCGTCGCGCTCTTGATGGGTTTCCGTACCAACGCAGATATCCTGCAATGGCTTGCCGTAGTTGGGATACTCGGACTGTTTACGCTGGCGCTGACATGGCTTGCAGTCATTCCCGGATTGACAGCAAAATCTATGGAAGGGGCGACAGCCTATTCGTATCCTCTAATTTTCTTGCCATTTATCAGTTCGGCCTTCGTTCCGACTGAAACTATGCCTAAAATTGTCCGTGTTTTTGCTGAGAACCAGCCCGTGACTTCAATCGTTGATACGATTCGTGCCCTCTTGTATGAAGGGTCTGTTGGGAACGATATCTGGATCGCGCTTGCCTGGTGTGTCGGCATCATGGTTATCGCTTATTTATTCGCTAGTAAAGTATTTAAACACCGGTTAGGGTAA
- a CDS encoding YolD-like family protein, which translates to MSNVNDRGTIKWTSMMMPEQVKMLDEYWNSMDNKIKPILDEQQLEEIGIKLHEAISKNSEVEITYYGDYDYLLVRDKIYYVNYNDKYLKMNDFDRTKIEFDYILDIQIE; encoded by the coding sequence ATGAGCAATGTTAACGACCGTGGAACCATTAAGTGGACATCAATGATGATGCCTGAACAAGTTAAGATGCTGGATGAATATTGGAATAGTATGGATAACAAAATTAAACCGATTTTGGATGAACAGCAACTCGAAGAAATCGGAATCAAGCTGCACGAAGCGATTAGTAAGAACTCAGAAGTTGAAATTACATACTATGGGGATTATGACTATCTACTTGTTAGAGATAAAATTTATTATGTCAATTATAATGATAAATATCTCAAGATGAATGACTTTGACAGAACTAAGATTGAGTTTGATTATATTTTAGATATTCAGATTGAATAA
- a CDS encoding recombinase family protein, protein MFNSYTYKTGIFYSQRVVEKKYNVAAIEDKIFERLNEYNIDIVKKFSDLGYMNLQRPGLNELINYLINLEKNIDVVVFYSFDFLGRDKRRLNFVMPRIKRHVKEVIYIENKTISQSNRLNKDFIDNKLAWKWIN, encoded by the coding sequence TTGTTTAATTCATATACTTATAAAACAGGGATATTCTATTCCCAACGTGTTGTAGAAAAAAAGTATAATGTTGCAGCAATAGAAGATAAAATTTTCGAGCGATTAAATGAGTACAATATAGATATAGTAAAGAAATTCTCTGATCTTGGATACATGAATCTACAGCGGCCAGGTTTAAATGAACTAATAAACTATCTGATAAATTTGGAAAAGAACATTGATGTTGTTGTTTTTTATTCTTTTGATTTTCTAGGTAGAGATAAAAGAAGACTCAATTTTGTAATGCCAAGAATCAAGAGACATGTAAAGGAAGTAATTTATATTGAAAATAAAACAATTTCTCAGAGTAATCGTTTAAATAAAGATTTTATTGATAATAAGCTTGCATGGAAATGGATCAATTAG
- a CDS encoding tRNA dihydrouridine synthase — MKENFWRDLPRPFFILAPMEDVTDVVFRHVVSEAARPDVFFTEFTNSVSYCHPEGKQSVRGRLTFTEDEQPIVAHIWGDKPEHYREMSIGMAKQGFKGIDINMGCPVPNVASNGKGSGLIRRPEVAAELIEAAKAGGLPVSVKTRLGYTNVDEWRDWLTHILKQDIANLSIHLRTRKEMSKVDAHWELIPEIKKLRDEVAPGTLLTINGDIPDRQTGLKLVEQYGVDGVMIGRGIFKNPFAFEKEPKEHSHKELLDLLRLQLDLHDKYSKLEARQFRPLRRFFKIYVRDFQGASELRNQLMSTESTDEVRELLDNLG; from the coding sequence ATGAAAGAAAATTTTTGGCGTGATTTACCACGACCGTTTTTTATACTAGCTCCAATGGAAGACGTGACAGATGTTGTTTTTCGTCATGTAGTGAGTGAAGCAGCCAGACCGGATGTGTTTTTTACAGAGTTTACAAACTCGGTAAGTTATTGTCACCCAGAGGGAAAACAAAGTGTTCGTGGGCGGTTGACTTTTACAGAGGATGAACAACCGATTGTAGCCCATATATGGGGTGATAAGCCTGAACACTATAGGGAAATGAGTATTGGAATGGCGAAACAAGGGTTTAAGGGGATAGATATCAATATGGGATGCCCTGTACCTAATGTGGCATCGAATGGAAAGGGAAGCGGTCTTATTCGTCGTCCGGAAGTTGCTGCGGAGTTAATTGAAGCAGCAAAAGCAGGAGGATTGCCCGTAAGTGTGAAGACTAGACTTGGTTACACGAATGTAGACGAATGGCGCGACTGGCTAACACACATCTTGAAACAAGACATTGCTAATCTTTCCATTCATCTGCGTACAAGAAAGGAAATGAGCAAAGTAGACGCCCATTGGGAACTAATTCCTGAGATTAAGAAACTTCGTGATGAGGTGGCACCAGGTACACTTTTGACAATCAATGGGGATATCCCTGACCGTCAAACTGGTTTGAAGCTTGTAGAACAATACGGTGTAGATGGGGTAATGATTGGGCGCGGTATTTTTAAAAATCCATTTGCCTTTGAAAAAGAGCCGAAAGAACATAGTCATAAGGAATTGCTTGATCTCTTAAGGCTGCAGCTGGATCTCCATGATAAATATTCAAAATTGGAAGCCCGTCAGTTCAGGCCTCTTCGTCGCTTTTTTAAGATTTATGTCCGTGATTTTCAAGGTGCGAGTGAATTAAGAAATCAATTGATGAGTACAGAGTCAACAGATGAAGTGCGTGAATTGCTCGATAACCTTGGGTAA
- a CDS encoding sensor histidine kinase — MIITIGLIPIVLAFAISQIFKGSKLSTGLFIAMCLLAVWQFYIGVLFFEESWNEDVVLFLFRMFRFGPIFTIPTLFYLISIIIQDEPMRKDNNRWIEGISKSVFNKKNFRALLVWSVFVYLVDWTRLGIAGLEIVSLGFSSINFYYPVYGPLGLLFKIHMASFVLILTMAFILLPKLLNTNTKNFLMRFSIYAVLFYTFGLLNFHPATGMISGSIGVILFSTLIMLEFVKLNTNMKLNYYELMERQKKLDYTGSLTASLIHEVKNTNQIIKGFSKMLNKTDSMTDRDNGAVEMIMKSSEHLQKLADNYQEYMRSSKIALKVDDFESVIYNAIELSQGIAKERHVEIEFINHYKPLKAFINKTYLEQVFINLIKNSVEAIPDDKEIRKITIRTEVVDKSILIHFCDTGNGIPFENWDSVFNPFMSIKDSGTGLGLPFVKKVLTEQLGNISIVESTTMGTHFQIELPQNGLLDLDQLDKGSA, encoded by the coding sequence TTGATTATTACAATTGGTCTTATTCCTATTGTATTAGCTTTTGCTATTAGTCAAATTTTTAAAGGATCTAAACTGTCCACAGGGTTATTCATAGCTATGTGTTTACTAGCAGTTTGGCAATTTTACATAGGAGTTCTTTTCTTTGAAGAGTCTTGGAATGAAGATGTTGTTTTATTTCTTTTTCGTATGTTTCGCTTCGGTCCAATCTTTACTATACCTACCCTCTTTTATTTAATATCCATCATCATACAAGATGAGCCAATGAGGAAAGATAACAATAGATGGATAGAAGGTATCTCTAAGTCTGTATTTAATAAAAAAAACTTCCGCGCATTACTTGTTTGGAGTGTATTTGTTTATCTTGTTGATTGGACAAGGTTAGGTATTGCTGGACTAGAAATTGTTAGTTTAGGATTTTCTTCTATTAACTTTTATTACCCAGTTTATGGTCCGTTAGGTTTGTTGTTTAAAATCCATATGGCTAGCTTTGTGCTGATTTTAACAATGGCATTTATACTTCTGCCAAAGCTTCTTAATACGAATACAAAAAACTTTTTAATGAGATTTTCTATATATGCAGTGCTTTTTTATACGTTTGGTTTATTAAACTTTCACCCAGCGACAGGCATGATATCTGGTAGCATAGGAGTCATACTATTTTCTACGTTAATTATGTTAGAGTTTGTAAAGCTGAACACTAATATGAAGTTAAATTACTATGAGTTAATGGAAAGACAAAAAAAGTTAGACTATACAGGAAGCCTAACTGCCAGTTTAATACATGAGGTCAAAAACACCAATCAAATCATTAAAGGTTTTTCTAAAATGTTAAACAAGACTGACTCCATGACAGATAGAGACAATGGTGCTGTAGAGATGATTATGAAGTCTTCAGAGCATTTACAGAAACTTGCAGACAATTACCAAGAATATATGAGGTCTTCCAAAATTGCACTTAAAGTAGATGATTTCGAGTCAGTTATTTACAATGCCATAGAACTATCGCAGGGAATTGCGAAAGAGCGTCATGTAGAAATTGAATTCATCAATCACTATAAACCACTCAAGGCTTTCATAAATAAAACCTACCTGGAACAGGTGTTTATCAATTTGATCAAAAATAGTGTGGAGGCTATTCCAGATGATAAGGAAATTAGGAAAATAACGATTAGAACAGAAGTAGTTGACAAGAGTATCTTAATCCATTTTTGCGATACTGGGAATGGGATACCTTTTGAAAATTGGGATAGTGTTTTTAATCCATTTATGTCTATTAAAGATAGTGGGACGGGATTAGGACTTCCTTTTGTTAAAAAGGTATTAACCGAACAATTGGGAAACATCAGCATTGTTGAAAGCACTACTATGGGAACCCATTTTCAAATTGAATTACCTCAGAACGGGTTGTTGGATTTGGATCAGCTAGATAAAGGATCGGCTTAA